From a single Bacillus pseudomycoides DSM 12442 genomic region:
- a CDS encoding PTS transporter subunit IIBC yields the protein MKITSFDFWQKFGKALLVVVAVMPAAGLMISIGKLIGMSAGDVNAVHTIARVMEDIGWAIITNLHILFAVAIGGSWAKDRAGGAFAALLAFVLTNRITGAIFGVNAEMLTDSKAKVSSLLAGDLLVKDYFTSVLGAPALNMGVFVGIITGFLGATLYNKYYNYNKLPQALAFFNGKRFVPFVVIVWSTVTAIALSLLWPFIQSGLNEFGRWIAASKDSAPIVAPFVYGTLERLLLPFGLHHMLTIPMNYTELGGTYTMLTGAKVGQVVAGQDPLWLAWITDLNNLLANGDTKAYNDLLNNVVPARFKVGQVIGSTASLIGIAFAMFRNVDKDKRAKYKPMFLSAALAVFLTGVTEPIEFMFMFIAPVLYIVYAITTGLAFALADLINLRVHAFGFIELITRTPMMINAGLTRDLINFVVVSAVFFGLNFTLFNFLIKKFNLPTPGRAGNYIDNEDESEEGTTNVKEGSLATKVIELLGGKDNIADVDACMTRLRVTVKNLEAVAPEAQWKQNGALGLIVKDKGVQAVYGPKADVLKSDIQDMLGA from the coding sequence ATGAAAATTACGTCTTTTGATTTTTGGCAGAAGTTCGGGAAAGCATTGCTAGTTGTTGTAGCTGTTATGCCAGCTGCTGGCTTAATGATTTCCATCGGTAAGCTAATTGGTATGTCTGCTGGGGATGTAAATGCAGTACATACAATTGCTAGAGTAATGGAAGACATCGGTTGGGCAATTATTACAAACTTGCATATTTTATTTGCAGTAGCAATTGGGGGGTCTTGGGCGAAAGACCGGGCAGGTGGTGCATTCGCAGCACTGTTAGCATTCGTCTTAACGAACCGAATTACGGGAGCTATATTTGGTGTTAACGCTGAAATGTTAACGGATTCAAAAGCGAAAGTTTCTTCATTATTAGCAGGAGATTTACTTGTAAAGGATTATTTCACTTCTGTACTTGGTGCACCAGCATTGAACATGGGAGTATTCGTAGGGATTATTACAGGGTTCTTAGGAGCTACCTTATATAATAAATACTATAACTATAATAAATTACCACAAGCATTAGCGTTCTTTAACGGAAAACGATTTGTACCATTTGTTGTAATTGTATGGTCTACAGTTACTGCGATTGCTTTATCACTTTTATGGCCATTTATCCAAAGCGGATTAAATGAGTTTGGTCGCTGGATCGCAGCATCTAAAGATAGTGCACCAATTGTTGCACCATTTGTATACGGGACATTAGAGCGTTTACTATTACCGTTCGGATTACATCATATGTTAACGATTCCTATGAACTATACGGAGCTTGGTGGAACATACACGATGTTAACTGGAGCAAAAGTTGGTCAGGTTGTTGCGGGACAAGACCCATTATGGCTTGCATGGATTACTGATTTAAATAACTTGTTAGCGAATGGGGATACAAAAGCATATAACGATTTATTAAATAATGTTGTTCCAGCTCGTTTCAAAGTTGGGCAAGTTATTGGTTCAACTGCATCATTAATTGGTATTGCATTTGCGATGTTCCGTAATGTCGATAAAGATAAACGTGCAAAATATAAACCAATGTTCTTATCTGCAGCATTAGCAGTATTTTTAACAGGTGTAACGGAACCAATTGAATTCATGTTCATGTTTATTGCACCAGTATTATATATTGTATACGCGATTACAACAGGACTTGCATTTGCATTAGCGGATTTAATTAACTTACGTGTTCATGCATTTGGATTTATTGAGTTAATTACACGTACACCAATGATGATAAATGCGGGGTTAACAAGAGATTTAATTAACTTTGTTGTTGTGTCAGCGGTATTCTTCGGTTTAAACTTTACATTATTCAATTTCTTAATTAAAAAATTCAATTTACCAACGCCAGGTCGTGCAGGGAACTATATTGATAATGAAGATGAATCAGAAGAAGGCACAACGAATGTAAAAGAGGGTTCATTAGCAACAAAGGTTATTGAACTTTTAGGTGGAAAAGATAATATTGCGGATGTAGATGCTTGTATGACACGTTTACGTGTAACAGTGAAAAATTTAGAAGCTGTTGCACCAGAGGCACAATGGAAGCAAAACGGTGCTTTAGGTCTCATTGTAAAAGACAAAGGTGTTCAAGCAGTATATGGTCCGAAAGCTGATGTGTTGAAATCAGACATCCAAGATATGTTAGGTGCATAA
- a CDS encoding YhgE/Pip domain-containing protein, producing MKQIWRIYTTDLRNVAKHWAAIVIVLGLMILPSLYAWFNIKASWDPYGNTKDVPIAVSNQDAGSNLRGKDINIGNEIVDSLKKNKNMGWKFVDEKQAIYGVEHGDYYASITIPKDFSEKIATVISDNPQKPELDYFVNEKVNAIAPKITAKGASGITEEISKNFVKTANGEIFEIFNDLGIDLETNLPSIEKVKDLVFKLEAQFPEMYTLVNTALDDATRAQDLVKVAQEDLPVVESVINDGQETLGNLDKFFANNDQRLKDAPGAIRNDLTVVKDGMDKATAFTNFLMNPGVDLNLPDISKIPPLPEFPSLSGLPQFNDEGYKNIARNINQTVNTVLNSARTGTAYAQGVMNGLQNKDVDPSVAQKNVADASKHIEGRISDVSYLIDFFTELQKNASTDSGQKVFGDRGEHLTILKQSLQDVDNRIKHVGELISTGQEVKQDVRDAVNQKLNATNDLINQAEKDYNETFVADYKKAVQFKEQTENKINEDYEKAKTEYNKVRDGIENAKSDAQKAMEDLQNKGINGLDSTKVALNSVNGQFQAGISMIDDMIPVLESANKVLADVNSDKNLDNGIAKLNKAKDIMQKGSDATNKAITLINNGQQPTKDVIESINEASKNGSAQLDDFLARYDSEIVPSFNAAIARTKEMSKNTSKLLNDADKKLPDVKKLLEDSSKGLVEGTKKVEDIKAEMPATEKKIKELADKIRKFESEEDIKDIIKLLKNDVEQQSDYFANPVKLKENKLFAMPNYGSGMSPFYTVLALWVGALLMVSLLTVEVHEPGANYKSHEIYFGRFLTFLTIGLAQAFIVSMGDIFLLGTYVVDKFWFVLFSLFIGGVFVCIVYSLVSVFGNIGKSMAIILLVLQVAGSGGTFPIQMLPKFFQSIYPFLPFTYAISVIRETVGGMLWDIVIRDLLVLSVFVVIMLVLALVLKTPINKSSEKFVENAKGSKIIH from the coding sequence ATGAAACAGATATGGCGTATTTATACGACAGACTTACGGAATGTAGCCAAACATTGGGCTGCGATTGTAATTGTATTAGGACTTATGATTTTGCCATCGTTATATGCATGGTTTAACATTAAAGCTTCCTGGGATCCATATGGGAACACGAAAGATGTTCCAATTGCAGTTTCCAACCAAGATGCTGGATCAAATTTACGGGGAAAAGATATTAACATCGGGAATGAAATTGTAGATTCGCTCAAAAAGAATAAAAATATGGGATGGAAATTCGTTGATGAAAAGCAAGCAATTTATGGAGTAGAACACGGGGATTATTATGCAAGTATTACGATCCCGAAAGATTTCTCTGAAAAAATTGCGACGGTAATTAGCGATAATCCGCAAAAGCCAGAACTTGATTATTTTGTGAATGAAAAGGTCAATGCCATTGCACCGAAAATTACAGCGAAAGGTGCATCAGGTATAACAGAAGAAATCAGTAAAAACTTCGTTAAAACAGCAAACGGTGAGATCTTTGAAATCTTCAATGACCTTGGAATCGATTTAGAAACAAACTTACCAAGTATTGAAAAAGTAAAAGATCTTGTGTTTAAGCTAGAAGCACAGTTCCCGGAAATGTATACACTTGTGAATACAGCATTAGATGATGCGACTAGAGCACAAGATCTTGTGAAAGTTGCACAAGAGGATTTACCGGTTGTGGAAAGTGTGATTAATGATGGACAGGAAACGCTGGGGAACTTAGATAAGTTCTTTGCAAACAATGACCAAAGATTAAAAGATGCTCCTGGAGCGATACGGAACGACTTAACTGTGGTGAAAGATGGCATGGATAAGGCAACAGCCTTTACTAATTTCTTAATGAATCCAGGAGTCGATTTGAACCTTCCTGATATATCTAAGATACCTCCACTGCCTGAATTTCCATCACTTTCTGGACTTCCACAGTTTAATGATGAAGGATATAAAAATATTGCGAGAAACATTAATCAAACTGTGAACACTGTGTTGAACTCAGCTCGTACAGGAACTGCATATGCACAAGGTGTTATGAATGGATTGCAGAATAAAGATGTTGATCCATCTGTAGCCCAGAAAAATGTAGCTGATGCTTCTAAACATATCGAAGGACGAATAAGTGATGTATCGTATTTAATTGATTTCTTTACTGAACTTCAAAAGAATGCATCAACGGATTCTGGTCAAAAAGTCTTTGGAGATAGGGGTGAGCATTTAACTATTCTTAAACAATCTCTGCAGGATGTAGATAATAGAATTAAACATGTTGGAGAGTTAATTAGTACAGGTCAAGAAGTAAAACAAGATGTGAGAGATGCTGTTAATCAAAAATTAAATGCAACAAATGATTTAATTAATCAAGCTGAAAAAGATTATAATGAAACGTTTGTAGCAGATTACAAAAAAGCAGTTCAGTTTAAAGAACAAACAGAAAACAAGATAAATGAGGATTATGAGAAAGCAAAGACTGAATATAATAAAGTAAGAGATGGTATTGAGAATGCTAAATCTGATGCTCAAAAAGCAATGGAAGACCTGCAAAATAAAGGTATTAACGGTTTAGATTCAACAAAAGTCGCTTTAAATAGTGTAAATGGCCAATTCCAAGCAGGTATTAGCATGATTGATGATATGATTCCTGTTTTAGAGAGTGCAAATAAGGTTTTAGCTGATGTAAACAGTGATAAAAATCTTGATAACGGAATTGCAAAATTAAATAAAGCGAAAGATATCATGCAAAAGGGTAGTGATGCAACGAATAAAGCAATCACACTCATTAATAATGGGCAACAGCCTACAAAAGATGTAATTGAAAGCATTAATGAAGCATCGAAAAACGGTTCAGCACAATTGGATGATTTCTTAGCAAGATACGATTCAGAAATCGTTCCAAGCTTTAACGCAGCAATCGCACGTACAAAAGAGATGTCAAAAAATACATCTAAGCTTTTAAACGACGCAGATAAAAAGCTTCCAGATGTTAAAAAACTGCTTGAAGATTCATCAAAAGGCTTAGTAGAAGGTACGAAGAAAGTTGAAGATATTAAAGCAGAAATGCCGGCTACTGAGAAAAAGATTAAAGAATTAGCAGATAAAATTCGTAAATTTGAATCGGAAGAAGATATAAAAGATATCATCAAGTTATTGAAAAATGATGTTGAACAGCAAAGTGATTACTTTGCAAATCCAGTAAAATTAAAAGAAAATAAATTATTTGCGATGCCAAACTACGGTTCGGGGATGTCACCATTCTATACAGTGCTTGCATTATGGGTAGGGGCACTTTTAATGGTTTCATTATTAACAGTAGAAGTACATGAGCCAGGGGCAAATTATAAGAGTCATGAGATTTACTTCGGACGCTTTTTAACATTCTTAACGATAGGTCTTGCACAGGCGTTTATCGTATCGATGGGAGATATTTTCTTACTTGGTACGTATGTAGTTGATAAGTTTTGGTTTGTTCTATTCAGTTTATTCATTGGTGGAGTCTTTGTTTGTATCGTGTATTCACTCGTTTCTGTTTTCGGAAACATTGGGAAATCGATGGCAATCATTTTACTCGTACTACAAGTAGCTGGATCAGGCGGAACATTCCCAATTCAAATGCTTCCAAAATTCTTCCAATCGATATATCCGTTCTTACCGTTCACATATGCAATTAGCGTGATTCGTGAAACAGTGGGCGGAATGCTTTGGGATATTGTGATAAGAGATCTTCTCGTGTTAAGTGTCTTTGTGGTAATCATGCTTGTACTTGCATTGGTACTGAAAACACCGATTAACAAGTCGAGTGAGAAATTTGTTGAGAATGCAAAAGGAAGTAAAATTATTCATTAA
- a CDS encoding FUSC family protein yields MKLGARILKTGIAITLALFACTLLQLPSPVFAGISAIFAVQPSVYRSYLTALEQIQANVIGAVFAIGFAFAFGHNPFIIGLTCILVIALTLQLRLENTISIALVTVIAIMEYQGANFFDFALLRFATIMVGIVAASLVNLMFMPPKYETKLYHRIVDNTEEIVKWIRMNSRQASDFTTLKTDIDRMKEKMIKLNHYYLLYKEERSYTKKVQFAKIRKLVLFRQMLATTSRALSTLKALHRTENELRYMPEPFQESIQNELDSLTHYHEQVLLKFIGKAKKQQSVEMLDEVETGKQELIDIFMDYQNKDNEESYKIWLHLFPLISSIINYSEEVEHLDLLVDSFYTYHKPEDELQIDEKKEDE; encoded by the coding sequence ATGAAACTTGGTGCTCGCATTTTAAAAACGGGTATTGCCATTACATTAGCTTTATTTGCTTGTACTCTGCTCCAATTACCGAGTCCAGTATTTGCGGGGATTTCAGCAATTTTTGCTGTACAGCCATCTGTATATCGCTCGTATTTGACAGCACTCGAACAAATCCAAGCAAACGTAATTGGTGCAGTATTCGCTATCGGATTTGCATTTGCTTTTGGACACAATCCTTTTATTATTGGATTAACTTGTATATTAGTTATTGCTCTTACACTACAATTACGTTTAGAAAATACAATATCAATTGCTTTAGTGACGGTTATTGCGATTATGGAATATCAAGGAGCAAACTTCTTTGACTTCGCTCTGCTTCGCTTTGCAACCATTATGGTCGGTATTGTCGCGGCTTCACTTGTAAATTTAATGTTTATGCCGCCAAAATACGAAACAAAACTATATCATCGTATCGTTGATAACACCGAAGAAATTGTGAAATGGATTCGTATGAACAGCAGACAAGCTTCTGATTTTACAACACTAAAAACAGATATTGATCGTATGAAAGAAAAAATGATTAAATTAAATCATTACTACTTACTTTACAAAGAAGAAAGAAGCTATACGAAAAAAGTACAATTTGCAAAAATTCGTAAGCTCGTCTTATTTAGACAAATGTTAGCAACAACGAGTCGTGCATTAAGTACATTAAAAGCATTACATCGCACTGAAAACGAATTACGATATATGCCTGAACCATTTCAAGAATCCATTCAAAATGAATTAGATTCATTAACACACTATCATGAACAAGTTTTGTTAAAATTTATTGGCAAAGCGAAAAAACAACAGTCTGTTGAGATGCTTGATGAAGTAGAAACTGGTAAGCAGGAATTAATCGATATATTTATGGACTATCAAAATAAAGATAATGAAGAATCATATAAAATATGGTTACATCTCTTCCCTCTTATTTCTTCAATTATTAATTACAGTGAAGAAGTTGAACATTTAGATTTACTTGTAGATAGTTTTTATACGTATCACAAACCCGAAGACGAACTACAAATTGATGAAAAAAAAGAAGATGAATGA
- a CDS encoding endonuclease/exonuclease/phosphatase family protein: protein MKLLTLNCHSWQEENQIEKIRHLAKTIQEEGYDVIALQEVSQSIKAQNVCGNKKKDNFGLVLLAELEKLGSGNYNIVWDYSHIGYDIYEEGSAIITKHPIVKQDSFFVSESKDTSYWKARKIVSATVSYKGKNMTFYSCHLGWWNDEEETFQGQVDCLTQHVNENELSILMGDFNNNARLQGEGYDYLMQKGLYDTYELAFKKDEGTTVQGKIAGWDENKQNLRIDLILSNKPKTVISSKVIFNGINRNIISDHFGVEVQLDI, encoded by the coding sequence ATGAAATTACTCACTTTAAACTGCCACTCTTGGCAAGAAGAGAATCAAATAGAAAAAATAAGACATCTTGCTAAAACGATTCAAGAGGAAGGTTACGATGTTATTGCCTTGCAAGAGGTTAGTCAGTCTATAAAAGCTCAAAATGTATGCGGTAATAAGAAAAAGGATAACTTTGGCCTTGTATTACTTGCAGAGCTTGAGAAGTTGGGTTCAGGAAATTACAATATTGTTTGGGATTACTCGCATATTGGTTATGACATATATGAAGAAGGTTCAGCTATCATAACGAAACATCCTATTGTGAAACAAGATTCTTTCTTTGTATCAGAAAGTAAGGATACTTCTTATTGGAAAGCACGTAAAATTGTAAGTGCAACAGTTTCTTATAAAGGAAAGAATATGACGTTTTATTCATGTCACCTTGGGTGGTGGAATGATGAGGAAGAAACGTTTCAAGGCCAAGTGGATTGTTTAACGCAGCATGTGAATGAAAACGAACTTTCAATTTTAATGGGCGATTTTAATAATAATGCTCGTTTACAAGGAGAAGGATACGATTATCTCATGCAAAAAGGGCTTTATGACACATATGAACTAGCTTTTAAAAAAGATGAAGGAACAACTGTACAAGGAAAAATTGCTGGTTGGGATGAAAATAAGCAAAATTTACGAATTGATCTTATTTTAAGTAACAAACCAAAAACAGTTATTTCTTCAAAGGTCATTTTCAATGGTATAAATCGAAATATTATTTCAGATCATTTCGGAGTAGAAGTTCAATTGGATATATAA
- a CDS encoding glutamate synthase-related protein: MPNNTNKWTPSLFRNYANAEHDACGIVSVMEKQNVPTKENIDLCIQSLIKMNHRAGFINGEGDGIGVHIDLPKALWKEKFKNSGYNPAIVDHPHFIVGHFFLNKKENPTLLKNSIRNKLNNKNFTVLFESDNVINSDALGPLGKQEEPLFWQIAILSETKNEAIDQVLFSLTIEIEENTAIHVASLSHDHVVYKVLGAGDTLVAYYDDLQHSLIASTMTLGHNRYSTNTLSNFFRVQPFSILGHNGEINTISKLRDQAEMIDVPLTAGGSDSQDLNRTLETLLVHYNYSLFEAMDVLFPPIINEIKLYEPHMQDLYTYIREAWGHFAQGPAGIISRYKDEAVFSVDSLGLRPVWKVETESSYIFSSEPGVVSPSEYVAEPKSLAPGEKVGLKWNKQGALVLYEYETYQEEVYKRMKQRINFSDYHFNLSIPAMEKVEGLSNLSQVETEQYVAFGWDREHIQLLEQMATKGVEPIRSLGHDAPLAALDTDRRNIADFIKESVAVVTNPAIDRDREIEHFSTRTVLGERPSLFSGEQQTFVTELLSPIILEGHLAQSISEDLEIVSYEQLVNLFAIHSTVYKLSVSFPASETLQDALNRISAEATAAIKKGASLLLLDDAKAHQNEHLWIDPHLITAKIHQELTEHKLRRKCSIVIRSGALRSLHDIVTLYGLGADVINPYLMFATVNDGTTIPISNLYKALNKGLEKVISTIGIHELRGYGRLFSSIGLHEEIANILQITNFLGSRTVAFSLESLAEDAKVRALDYNNPKVRMRKTFHIFPRIWKAIGDVAKGNAYDNYREKLTEVEDKNPIAIRHLVQMKEAEQPVPTEHVSIGVKNHDLPFIISSMSFGSQNEIAFRAYAEAADRLNMISLNGEGGEIKDMIGKYPHTRGQQIASGRFGVNAELLNSSNLIEIKIGQGAKPGEGGHLPGSKVTSKIAEARNATIGSDLISPSNNHDIYSIEDLAQIITEIKTANQLARVAVKVPVVPNIGTIAVGIAKAGADFINISGFDGGTGAARIHALQHVGLPVEIGVKAAHNALLEANMRHNVEIWADGGIRSVNDALKIMLLGANRIGFGTLSMIAIGCTTCRGCHLDTCHVGIATQIESEAQAKEHGLRRFVPRQFENAVEGLLHLFTTFGTELKRLTGGLGYTNLQEIVGRSDLLEQTRGTELLDLQNLLQTLDSTSYMITGAAQQQHYATTDSFQSKELVGVGVDQRVMGGLESCYRVRSKLYDNNTLEPITLKYTNGSVPGNGLGAYNSENLFIHVNGGAQDGIGKTSFGGGIYITKARGKDGTYYNGSVGKGFGYGAQKGTLYVQGNADARAGIRLSGADMIIGGRITKPLREKEHGNLGVHANIKGFAFEYMTNGRALVLGDPGPWICAGMTGGVVYLRHQPKLGLTEAALRRRIAKGANVTLRELSKNGESDITELLLDYVRVLKEHEQYEEAALLTPLLEDIQSHFYEVIPKKEQADPSISTE; the protein is encoded by the coding sequence ATGCCTAACAATACAAACAAATGGACACCGTCTTTATTTCGAAATTACGCAAATGCAGAACACGATGCGTGTGGAATCGTTTCCGTTATGGAAAAACAAAATGTTCCAACAAAAGAAAACATCGATCTTTGTATACAATCACTGATAAAAATGAATCACCGTGCTGGCTTTATTAATGGAGAAGGCGATGGTATTGGTGTTCATATCGACTTACCGAAAGCCCTTTGGAAAGAAAAATTTAAAAATAGTGGATATAATCCAGCGATTGTGGACCATCCCCACTTTATCGTTGGACATTTTTTTCTAAACAAAAAAGAAAATCCTACTCTTTTAAAGAACAGTATTCGTAATAAATTAAACAATAAAAATTTCACCGTTCTCTTCGAAAGTGATAATGTTATAAATTCTGATGCACTTGGTCCTCTTGGCAAACAAGAAGAACCGTTATTTTGGCAAATTGCTATTCTTTCAGAAACAAAAAATGAAGCCATCGACCAAGTACTATTCTCTTTAACAATTGAAATTGAAGAAAATACAGCAATTCATGTTGCTTCATTAAGCCACGACCATGTTGTATACAAAGTTCTTGGCGCTGGCGATACACTTGTTGCCTACTATGATGATTTACAACATTCACTTATTGCATCAACAATGACACTTGGACATAATCGCTATTCTACAAATACATTATCTAATTTCTTTCGCGTGCAACCATTTAGCATCCTTGGACATAATGGTGAAATTAATACAATTTCCAAGTTACGTGATCAAGCCGAAATGATCGATGTACCACTTACTGCTGGAGGCAGTGATTCTCAAGATTTAAACCGCACCTTAGAAACACTTCTCGTTCACTACAACTACAGTCTATTTGAAGCAATGGATGTATTATTTCCACCAATTATTAATGAGATTAAATTATACGAGCCACATATGCAAGATTTATATACGTATATTCGTGAAGCATGGGGACATTTCGCCCAAGGGCCGGCCGGCATTATTTCACGTTATAAAGATGAAGCTGTTTTTAGTGTAGATTCACTTGGTTTGCGACCAGTTTGGAAAGTAGAAACAGAAAGTTCCTATATCTTTTCTTCTGAACCAGGTGTCGTATCACCATCTGAATATGTAGCAGAACCAAAGTCACTTGCTCCCGGAGAAAAAGTAGGTTTGAAGTGGAATAAACAAGGTGCCCTCGTTCTCTACGAATATGAAACATACCAAGAAGAAGTATATAAACGCATGAAACAACGTATTAATTTTTCAGATTATCATTTCAACTTATCTATTCCAGCTATGGAAAAGGTCGAAGGGCTATCTAACCTCTCTCAAGTTGAAACAGAACAATATGTAGCTTTCGGCTGGGATCGCGAGCATATCCAACTTCTTGAACAGATGGCAACAAAAGGTGTTGAACCAATTCGTTCACTCGGCCATGACGCCCCTCTCGCTGCACTTGATACAGACAGACGAAACATTGCCGATTTTATAAAAGAAAGTGTTGCTGTTGTTACAAACCCAGCAATCGATCGCGACCGAGAAATTGAACACTTCTCTACACGCACAGTACTAGGAGAACGTCCTAGCTTGTTTAGTGGTGAGCAGCAAACTTTTGTTACCGAACTTTTGTCACCGATTATACTAGAAGGTCATTTAGCACAATCGATTTCAGAAGATTTAGAAATCGTTTCATATGAACAACTTGTAAATCTATTTGCAATTCATAGTACAGTTTACAAGTTATCTGTTTCCTTTCCAGCATCAGAAACTTTACAAGATGCATTAAATCGAATTAGTGCCGAAGCTACAGCAGCTATTAAAAAAGGTGCTTCTCTCTTATTGCTTGATGATGCAAAAGCTCATCAAAATGAACACTTATGGATCGATCCACATTTGATTACAGCTAAAATACATCAAGAACTAACTGAGCACAAATTACGCCGAAAATGCTCCATTGTTATAAGATCCGGCGCTCTCCGTTCTTTACACGATATTGTTACACTGTACGGACTAGGTGCAGATGTTATTAATCCATATTTAATGTTCGCAACCGTAAATGATGGGACAACGATACCAATTTCTAATTTATATAAAGCGCTAAACAAAGGTCTTGAAAAAGTCATTTCAACTATCGGTATCCATGAACTGCGTGGTTACGGCCGTCTCTTCTCTTCAATTGGTTTACACGAAGAAATTGCAAACATACTACAAATTACAAACTTTTTAGGATCACGTACTGTAGCATTTTCACTTGAATCTTTAGCAGAAGACGCTAAAGTCCGGGCACTTGATTATAACAACCCAAAAGTTAGAATGCGAAAAACGTTTCATATATTCCCTCGTATTTGGAAAGCAATTGGTGATGTGGCAAAAGGGAATGCTTACGATAATTATCGGGAGAAATTAACTGAGGTAGAAGATAAGAATCCGATTGCAATTCGTCACCTTGTCCAAATGAAAGAAGCAGAGCAACCAGTGCCGACTGAGCATGTTTCAATTGGCGTAAAAAATCATGACTTGCCGTTTATTATTAGTTCGATGTCATTTGGATCCCAAAATGAAATTGCATTCCGCGCTTATGCAGAGGCGGCAGACCGTCTCAATATGATTAGTTTAAACGGTGAAGGCGGAGAAATTAAAGATATGATTGGTAAATACCCACATACACGCGGCCAACAAATTGCATCAGGACGTTTTGGGGTGAATGCCGAACTGTTAAATTCATCAAATTTAATTGAAATCAAAATTGGTCAAGGAGCAAAACCTGGTGAAGGGGGACATTTGCCTGGATCAAAGGTAACTTCTAAAATTGCAGAAGCTCGTAATGCAACAATTGGTTCGGACTTGATTTCTCCTTCCAATAACCATGATATTTACTCGATTGAAGACTTAGCACAAATTATTACTGAAATTAAAACAGCCAATCAACTTGCAAGAGTCGCGGTCAAAGTTCCAGTTGTCCCTAATATCGGAACGATCGCTGTAGGAATTGCAAAAGCTGGTGCTGATTTTATTAATATTAGCGGCTTTGATGGTGGAACAGGTGCCGCTCGTATTCATGCACTGCAACATGTAGGCCTTCCAGTTGAAATCGGAGTAAAAGCTGCACACAACGCTCTATTAGAAGCAAATATGAGACACAACGTAGAGATTTGGGCAGATGGTGGTATCCGCAGTGTAAATGATGCACTTAAAATTATGCTTCTTGGTGCAAACCGTATTGGATTCGGTACTTTATCCATGATTGCAATCGGTTGTACAACGTGCCGGGGCTGTCACTTAGATACGTGTCATGTTGGTATTGCAACACAAATCGAATCCGAAGCGCAGGCAAAAGAACATGGACTACGTCGCTTCGTTCCGCGGCAATTTGAAAATGCTGTAGAAGGTTTATTGCACCTATTTACTACTTTCGGAACAGAACTTAAACGTTTAACCGGTGGACTCGGTTATACGAACTTACAAGAAATTGTTGGTCGCTCTGATTTGCTAGAACAAACGCGAGGCACAGAACTATTAGATTTACAAAATTTATTACAAACATTAGACAGTACATCCTACATGATAACAGGAGCAGCCCAGCAACAACATTATGCAACAACTGATTCTTTCCAATCAAAAGAGCTAGTTGGTGTTGGTGTGGATCAACGCGTAATGGGTGGTCTTGAATCATGCTACCGAGTCCGCAGTAAATTATATGACAACAATACACTGGAACCAATTACACTAAAATACACAAATGGCTCCGTTCCCGGAAACGGATTAGGTGCCTACAATAGTGAAAACTTATTTATTCACGTCAATGGTGGTGCACAAGATGGTATCGGAAAAACCTCATTTGGCGGTGGCATTTATATCACAAAAGCAAGAGGAAAAGATGGAACATACTATAACGGTTCTGTCGGAAAAGGATTCGGGTATGGTGCACAAAAAGGAACTTTATATGTGCAAGGTAACGCTGATGCACGTGCTGGCATCCGCTTATCTGGAGCAGATATGATCATCGGGGGAAGAATCACAAAACCACTTCGAGAAAAAGAACACGGGAATCTCGGTGTTCATGCAAATATTAAAGGCTTTGCTTTTGAATATATGACAAACGGTCGCGCACTCGTTCTTGGTGATCCTGGCCCATGGATTTGTGCAGGTATGACTGGTGGTGTCGTTTATTTACGCCATCAACCTAAACTTGGTTTAACAGAAGCTGCTTTGCGAAGAAGAATTGCAAAAGGAGCGAATGTAACATTACGTGAACTTAGCAAAAACGGGGAATCAGACATCACAGAATTATTATTAGACTACGTTCGTGTATTAAAGGAGCATGAACAATATGAAGAAGCTGCTCTCTTAACCCCATTATTAGAGGACATTCAGTCTCACTTTTATGAAGTCATTCCGAAAAAAGAGCAAGCAGATCCATCTATTTCGACTGAATAA